The following are encoded together in the Fibrobacter sp. UWB10 genome:
- a CDS encoding GNAT family N-acetyltransferase produces the protein MNIEYKDIHDFSEQDLKNLFLSVEWSSGHFPDKLVIAMKNFKTVISAWDGDKLVGMICAMDDGIMNAYVHYLLVRPEYQGQSIGKELVERVKEIYKDYLRVVVVAYNEELAFYEHCGFKKADDASAMFITSLWT, from the coding sequence ATGAACATCGAATACAAAGACATACACGATTTTTCAGAACAGGATTTAAAGAATCTTTTCCTCTCTGTCGAATGGTCCTCGGGACATTTCCCCGACAAGCTCGTCATTGCGATGAAGAACTTCAAGACCGTCATTTCGGCCTGGGACGGCGATAAGCTTGTCGGCATGATCTGCGCCATGGACGATGGTATCATGAATGCCTACGTGCATTACCTGCTCGTACGCCCCGAATACCAGGGCCAAAGCATCGGCAAGGAACTTGTGGAACGCGTCAAGGAAATCTACAAGGATTACCTGCGCGTAGTCGTTGTCGCCTACAACGAAGAACTCGCCTTCTACGAGCATTGCGGCTTCAAGAAAGCCGACGATGCGAGTGCCATGTTTATTACCAGCTTGTGGACGTAG
- a CDS encoding helix-turn-helix domain-containing protein, translating to MAKTINEAFSEFMQNSVDLDPKDVVIARYSRDNLLENIGELNCRGFFRLYPDVNIQFGSFARKTKKRPLDHVPEKSNVGGLNGGLSGGLSGGLNVPVNGTLNGTLNGTLIKNIKESLNASQSKVFDFIMRNPGCMGKEITGALDMPRDTFNKIIRSLFEKKIVERRGSKKTGGYWVKKTPTSTSW from the coding sequence ATGGCTAAAACAATAAATGAAGCTTTTTCTGAATTTATGCAAAATTCGGTAGATTTGGACCCCAAAGATGTTGTAATAGCGAGATATAGCAGGGATAATTTGCTGGAAAATATTGGTGAACTCAATTGTCGAGGTTTCTTTAGGTTGTATCCTGATGTAAATATTCAATTTGGGTCTTTTGCTCGAAAAACGAAGAAACGGCCTCTTGATCATGTGCCAGAAAAGAGCAATGTTGGCGGATTAAATGGCGGATTAAGTGGCGGATTAAGTGGCGGATTAAATGTCCCTGTAAACGGCACATTAAACGGCACATTAAATGGCACATTAATCAAGAATATAAAAGAATCGCTTAACGCATCTCAATCAAAGGTCTTTGATTTTATTATGAGAAATCCTGGCTGTATGGGAAAGGAAATCACAGGAGCCCTTGACATGCCAAGAGATACCTTCAATAAAATCATTCGCTCTTTGTTTGAAAAGAAGATTGTTGAACGCCGTGGTTCTAAAAAGACTGGCGGCTATTGGGTGAAAAAGACCCCTACGTCCACAAGCTGGTAA